Below is a window of Pelagicoccus albus DNA.
CGCCATCCAACGAGTCAGCGACGGGTTCCCAGCGAAGGAAAGCGTCGTGCACGATGGTGGAAGACTTCTTCGTCGTTCCTCTCGCTCCCGTGGTACTAACCGCTTGAACGTACTCCACAGTCCAGCCGGTCGTTATGCCCATCTCAGCGAGTCGGTACTCGAAGTTTCCGAGCCAGGTACGGCCGGTCTTCATATTAACACTGAGCGTCTCGTCGGTTACCGTTCCGTCTACATTCGTCACTTCTGGAGTGGATAGGATAACCCCCGCGCTCGCACGGAACTTGTCGATGTTCGCACCCACCATGAGCTCGTATCCATCCGCATAGTAGTCTCCCAGATTCGTACGAGGCGTGCCGCGAGGACGAGGGTTAATGACATTGTCGATGGTAGTTTCAAACAACTTGCCGCTGACAAAGTAGTCACCGAAGGTATACTCCAAACCGAATTCTAAATTGGTCGACTCTTCAGGCTTAATGTCCGGATCGGTTTCAGAGTTAGTGAGGTAGCTTTGCACCGGATAAACGCCTCGGAATGCCTCTGCATAGGTGGCGTGGAAAGTCAGATCCTGTGTGGCGTTGTAGAGCAAGGTGGCATTAGGGCTGAAACCTGATTGATCAAAGGTCGTGCCATCCCGCGACTCTAGGTCGTAGCTATCATAGCGAGCTCCTGCAGAGAGGAGAAATGCCTCGGATAGCTCCCAATCTGCCTGACCGTAGAAACCGAGAACCGATCCGACTTCATCCCCTTCGACTCTGTTGCTTCCGTAGGTGTCTTCCCGGAAATCAGTGCCGTAAGTGAAGGTCATTCCATTGTCTAGCAATAGGCTAGTATTACGCAGATCCAAGCCGACGGACTTGATCATGGCATTATTGGTATCGCCAATTAGACTTCGTTCAGTGGTGTAGAACTTGAAAGTCGTATCCACTGCGTCATTGCCGAGAGGATTAAAACCGTAATTGAAGGTGAGCGTTTCGCGTTCATTGATATTTGGAACCGAATCCTCTTCTCCAGGATAGACATTAGCTCGCAAAGAACCTGCACCCTGGTCCTTGATGTATTCGTAGCTCACTGACAAACTCTGAGATTCATCAATATTTCCAGAGACCTTGGCCAAAGCGCTTTTGCGGCGATAGTGAGTCTGGATCACTTCTTGGCCAGCGCCATCCGTATAGTTTCCGATGTCGGAATATCCAGTTGATACAAGATAGCTCCAGTCATCGCTAAGGAGGCCGTAACCCATAGCGTTCAGTTTATACCCGTCTTCACGATCCGCGTAGTAAGTGGCTTTCACTGATCCACCAACGGATTGGCCACTCTCAAGAAGGTCGAATCCATCCTTAGTCTCATATGCGAGAGAACCGCCGAGGGCTCCCGGTCCACTCAGAGCATTGGAGGTACCCGCACTGATCGAAATCGACTTGAGAAGGTCCGTTTCGATACTGCCTCCAGAACCCGCATGGTAAAATATCAGTCCGACCTGTTGAGCCCCGTCGATCGTGACGTTGGTCATGCTTGACTGGAGCCCTTGGATGTAGATGTCCTGGGTCTGAGTCCGGCCGCCACCCGCCTTGGCGGAGAGTGTTGTCTTGAAAAGACCTTCCAAATCCTCAGTCGACCACTGTTCGAGCGAAGCGCTATCTATTTCAGCGTCTGTCGTGACATCGCCGAGACTCGTCGGCAGCTCGGCTGTCGTGAGAGTGGTCTCTTCGAGAACAGTGTCGACTGGAGCTTCTTGAGCCACGCTCAAAGAGGCAAATCCCGCAAGAGCGGAGAGAGCCAGGAATTTGGTAGGGCCAAAAGGAGGCAGTTCGTTTGTATCCGTTTTCATAGTGTTGGGAAGTTAGGACGCCAAACTAACAACATTTTCGAACGAACGCCGCTCCATGAGGGAAAAGATCGACCCCAAAAAGGATTTAAAGGGTTTCGCAAAAAGCCGAATCAGGTTCGACTATGATTTACGGCCCTTGCGCAAAGAAAGAACTTCCTTCACGCGGGCGAGATAGGCAGCCACATTTTCCCTTGGGCGTAGTTTCTGAGATTCCTTGAGGAACTTTATACCTTCGGATAACCTTCCCCGCTCGACTTCCAATCTTCCAAGAGCGAGCAAGGCATCCGCTTCCACTGCATCAATTGCCGCTGCTCGTTCCAGAAAGAAGACCGCCTCCTCGCTACGTTCGGTCCTTTTGCAGAGATCTCCCAGGAGCAAAAGAGCCTGCCCAGATACTGGATTAGCCTGTACGATACTTTTCAATACGGACTCCGACTCGGAAAAATCCCCCATCTCCATAGCCACCTGAGCGCGACATAGCTGGTACTCTTCGCCTTTGCTCCACTCACCTTCGATTCCGGCGCTTGCGTCCAATGCGGCGATAAAGGAGTTTGCCTCCTCGAATAAGCGATAAGCCAACAGACGCTCGAGAGGCAAAAGGACTTTTTCTTTATCCAAACTATCTGCGTTTTCGACAGATTCTAAATAACGGTCGACCGCTAGTTCGTAAGCTCCACGGGCTAGATAAAGATCACCCAATAATACGAGGCTCGCCCAATCGACCTTTTCCATTTCGCGGAGGAATTCGATATTGGCGATCGCTTCTTGTCGCCGATCCAAAGCCACATAGGCATTCGCCTGCAGTAACCAGAATTCAGCGTTCTTCGGGTCTTGCTTCAACAATTCATCATAGAGAGAAATGGCCTGTTCCCGCTGGCCAGTCATGAGAAGACACTGGGCGAGTCCTTGTTTGAAATCCCGACTATCCGCATCAAACAAACGTGCCATTTCATAGGCTTTAAGAGCTGAGTAGTAGTTTTCTTGAGACAAATACGCATAGCCCAATAGCCCGTAGCTTTGGGCATCTCCCCCTCCAAGTGTAATAACATTCTTCCAGTCTTCGATCGAAGAGGCCTCCTCTCCAAGTTGTGTCCGGCACAATCCCAGCATTCGATGGGCTCGCCGGAAATTGGGCATTTTCTCTACCGCTCGTTCTAGCCAGACGATCGATTCGCCCATATCCCCCTGCACATAAAGTAGGCTTCCCAGGATAAAATC
It encodes the following:
- a CDS encoding TonB-dependent receptor domain-containing protein yields the protein MKTDTNELPPFGPTKFLALSALAGFASLSVAQEAPVDTVLEETTLTTAELPTSLGDVTTDAEIDSASLEQWSTEDLEGLFKTTLSAKAGGGRTQTQDIYIQGLQSSMTNVTIDGAQQVGLIFYHAGSGGSIETDLLKSISISAGTSNALSGPGALGGSLAYETKDGFDLLESGQSVGGSVKATYYADREDGYKLNAMGYGLLSDDWSYLVSTGYSDIGNYTDGAGQEVIQTHYRRKSALAKVSGNIDESQSLSVSYEYIKDQGAGSLRANVYPGEEDSVPNINERETLTFNYGFNPLGNDAVDTTFKFYTTERSLIGDTNNAMIKSVGLDLRNTSLLLDNGMTFTYGTDFREDTYGSNRVEGDEVGSVLGFYGQADWELSEAFLLSAGARYDSYDLESRDGTTFDQSGFSPNATLLYNATQDLTFHATYAEAFRGVYPVQSYLTNSETDPDIKPEESTNLEFGLEYTFGDYFVSGKLFETTIDNVINPRPRGTPRTNLGDYYADGYELMVGANIDKFRASAGVILSTPEVTNVDGTVTDETLSVNMKTGRTWLGNFEYRLAEMGITTGWTVEYVQAVSTTGARGTTKKSSTIVHDAFLRWEPVADSLDGVSINLAASNIFDNDYYEQTTFAYMNGYAAPGRDVTLTFGYKF
- a CDS encoding tetratricopeptide repeat protein, producing the protein MAQRAFCVLSIVATHWVQAAVPDLSSIGAPRGGGDFFSLYSANTEIEPDLSAEDLEFYQEIAPLLNTDTAAAIELLKPQLSEESSAGFDFILGSLLYVQGDMGESIVWLERAVEKMPNFRRAHRMLGLCRTQLGEEASSIEDWKNVITLGGGDAQSYGLLGYAYLSQENYYSALKAYEMARLFDADSRDFKQGLAQCLLMTGQREQAISLYDELLKQDPKNAEFWLLQANAYVALDRRQEAIANIEFLREMEKVDWASLVLLGDLYLARGAYELAVDRYLESVENADSLDKEKVLLPLERLLAYRLFEEANSFIAALDASAGIEGEWSKGEEYQLCRAQVAMEMGDFSESESVLKSIVQANPVSGQALLLLGDLCKRTERSEEAVFFLERAAAIDAVEADALLALGRLEVERGRLSEGIKFLKESQKLRPRENVAAYLARVKEVLSLRKGRKS